The following are encoded together in the Bos mutus isolate GX-2022 chromosome 3, NWIPB_WYAK_1.1, whole genome shotgun sequence genome:
- the S100A9 gene encoding protein S100-A9 has translation MEDQMSQMESSIETIINIFHQYSVRLGHPDTLIQKEFKQLVQKELPNFLKKQKKNEDAINEIMEDLDTNVDKQLSFEEFIMLVARLTVASHEEMHNTAPPGKGHRHGPGYGKGGSGSCSGQGSPDQGSHDQGSHGHGHGHSHGGHGHSHGGHGHSH, from the exons ATGGAGGACCAAATGTCACAAATGGAAAGCAGCATAGAAACCATCATCAACATCTTCCACCAGTACTCTGTACGGCTAGGGCACCCGGACACCCTGATCCAGAAAGAATTCAAACAGCTGGTGCAAAAAGAGCTGCCAAACTTTCTCAAG AAGCAGAAGAAGAATGAAGATGCTATCAATGAGATCATGGAGGACCTGGACACAAATGTAGACAAGCAGCTGAGCTTCGAGGAGTTCATTATGCTGGTGGCCAGGCTGACGGTAGCCTCCCACGAGGAGATGCACAACACCGCACCCCCAGGAAAAGGCCACAGGCACGGGCCAGGCTACGGGAAGGGTGGCTCAGGCTCATGCTCTGGCCAGGGCAGCCCTGACCAGGGCAGCCACGACCAGGGCAGCCATGGCCATGGCCACGGCCACAGCCATGGAGGTCACGGCCACAGCCACGGCGGTCATGGCCACAGCCACTAA